The Sediminispirochaeta smaragdinae DSM 11293 genome has a segment encoding these proteins:
- a CDS encoding amidohydrolase family protein, producing MNEVPSCRSVLIYGTAVLLPDGWIEPGYIYLKHGVVEQLGAGDAPQGLSQEADTVIHAPNRAVVPGLTNAHTHFAQTFMRGLASGRPLLRWLKERIWPLQAAFTADDMNLAARLGILENIRCGATHITDHHKVTYTPEHTHVVCKAADDMGVYMTLARSWSDIGAGAEEPRQILDHLASLYSTWKGERIAIANGPLAAWRCSARTLLESHELALNNGSFSHIHIAESLDEMEMSGEKYQMSPFAWLDSLGILDARMQLVHAVWADEHDVDRIAGSGAIVIHCPVSNEVLGSGIAPLSTFLARDVRILLGTDGPASNDTQDIFETIKASLLLSRVSTHNANSLSPTEALHMALDGRRIEKGGAADLIIVNLDHPRATPVHDYDSALTLCCHGSDVETVIVDGKILMYDNKVLVEDEESLLSECRERVKFLRERVGLE from the coding sequence ATGAATGAGGTTCCCTCCTGCCGCTCTGTTTTGATCTACGGGACCGCCGTGCTCCTGCCCGATGGCTGGATAGAGCCGGGATATATCTACCTGAAGCATGGCGTTGTTGAACAGCTGGGAGCGGGAGATGCCCCTCAGGGGCTTTCCCAAGAGGCCGATACCGTTATCCATGCACCGAACCGTGCGGTAGTGCCCGGACTGACGAATGCGCATACCCATTTTGCCCAGACCTTTATGCGGGGTCTTGCCAGCGGCAGACCCCTTTTGCGCTGGCTGAAGGAGCGGATCTGGCCTCTTCAGGCCGCCTTCACTGCGGATGATATGAATCTTGCCGCACGCTTGGGTATCCTTGAAAACATCCGTTGTGGAGCAACACATATAACCGATCATCATAAAGTAACGTACACTCCGGAACATACCCATGTCGTCTGTAAGGCCGCCGACGACATGGGAGTCTATATGACACTGGCCCGTTCCTGGTCGGATATAGGGGCTGGTGCGGAAGAGCCCCGGCAGATTCTCGATCATCTTGCTTCTCTTTATTCGACATGGAAGGGGGAACGTATTGCCATTGCAAATGGCCCGCTGGCCGCATGGCGATGCAGTGCCCGGACACTTCTCGAAAGCCACGAGCTTGCCCTGAACAACGGTTCTTTTTCACATATCCATATAGCAGAATCTCTGGATGAGATGGAGATGAGTGGAGAGAAATACCAGATGTCTCCTTTCGCGTGGCTTGATTCCCTCGGTATTCTTGATGCTCGAATGCAGCTTGTCCATGCTGTCTGGGCCGATGAACATGATGTCGATAGAATTGCCGGCTCTGGAGCTATCGTTATTCACTGCCCCGTAAGTAATGAAGTGCTTGGTTCCGGAATTGCGCCTCTATCCACATTCCTTGCACGAGATGTGCGGATACTCCTTGGAACCGACGGCCCCGCAAGTAATGATACCCAGGACATCTTTGAAACAATAAAAGCCTCCTTGCTGCTTTCCAGAGTTTCCACACATAACGCCAATAGCCTAAGCCCTACCGAGGCCCTCCATATGGCCCTTGATGGAAGAAGGATAGAGAAGGGTGGGGCGGCTGATCTGATTATTGTAAACCTTGATCATCCACGGGCGACCCCTGTGCACGACTATGATTCCGCACTTACCCTCTGCTGTCACGGCAGTGATGTGGAGACGGTGATAGTGGATGGAAAAATCCTCATGTATGACAATAAAGTATTGGTCGAGGATGAAGAGTCTCTGCTCTCCGAATGCAGGGAGAGGGTTAAATTTCTGAGGGAAAGGGTCGGCTTGGAATAG
- a CDS encoding FecCD family ABC transporter permease, which yields MTSKSKSSVQKLTMIMVLILLLVVGALWALTAGTYDISAEETYHILRTKLMGGNEEELSKLHTVIIWTIRTPRVLLAIITGVAFALSGAAYQACFRNPLVEPYILGVSAGAAFGAALGIMFPTIIRSMQLSAFGFAILAVALSYTISKTRGRAPVITLVISGVVIGSLFSAMVSLLKYLAPDAQLREITFWMMGGFYYATWNDVILTAPFVAVVFAIIFLTSWKLNILSMGDEEARTLGVHPERYRLLYILSTTLVTALCVSQVGIVAWVGLMAPHAARMIFGADNSYVVPAGALLGALFILLCDTMARTIASSEIPIGILTSVVGAPFLIYLLRSKGKTLYG from the coding sequence ATGACTTCTAAGTCGAAGAGTAGTGTCCAAAAGCTGACCATGATCATGGTGCTCATTCTTCTCCTGGTCGTCGGGGCCCTCTGGGCTCTGACGGCCGGCACCTACGATATATCGGCAGAGGAAACCTATCACATTCTCAGGACCAAGCTCATGGGAGGGAATGAAGAGGAGCTCTCCAAGCTTCATACGGTGATCATCTGGACCATCAGAACCCCTCGGGTCCTTCTGGCCATCATAACGGGCGTCGCCTTTGCCCTTTCCGGAGCGGCCTATCAGGCTTGCTTCAGGAATCCGCTGGTTGAACCATATATTTTGGGGGTCTCCGCAGGAGCAGCCTTCGGTGCGGCCCTGGGGATCATGTTTCCAACCATCATCAGATCGATGCAGCTCTCCGCCTTTGGCTTCGCGATTCTGGCAGTCGCACTAAGCTATACCATTTCAAAGACGAGGGGCAGGGCCCCGGTTATCACCCTCGTCATCTCGGGAGTGGTCATCGGATCACTTTTCTCTGCCATGGTATCGCTTCTGAAATATCTTGCTCCGGATGCGCAGCTTCGGGAAATAACCTTCTGGATGATGGGTGGATTCTACTATGCCACCTGGAACGATGTCATTCTCACGGCCCCCTTTGTGGCCGTTGTATTTGCCATCATATTCCTCACATCCTGGAAGCTGAATATTCTCTCCATGGGAGACGAAGAGGCGAGAACCCTTGGAGTACATCCGGAACGATACCGTTTGCTGTATATCCTGTCGACGACGCTGGTAACGGCCCTCTGTGTTTCACAAGTAGGCATCGTGGCGTGGGTGGGACTAATGGCTCCCCATGCAGCAAGGATGATATTCGGTGCGGACAATAGCTATGTCGTTCCTGCGGGGGCCTTACTGGGAGCGCTCTTCATACTGCTCTGCGATACAATGGCAAGGACAATCGCAAGCTCGGAGATCCCCATCGGCATCCTCACCTCCGTCGTGGGGGCCCCATTCCTGATCTATCTTCTGCGCAGCAAGGGTAAGACCCTTTATGGATAA
- a CDS encoding SDR family NAD(P)-dependent oxidoreductase — translation MQIKDSVILITGGAIRVGRAFGLYFAEQGANIAFSYLSPEENPEETKKAIEALGVGALSVRTDVSDLHQIERLVTETMNRFGRIDTLINGAGIWLKSPFLEISEKEWDLSISVNLKGPFFCSQAVAPIMQKQKGGVIVNITDLSAFQVWDSYSHHAASKAGLVSVTKYLAAELAPYIRVNAIAPGTILLPPGASEEKITWSREKSLLKRIGTPEEAAMLIRLIIENDFITGGIYPVDGGRSLV, via the coding sequence ATGCAGATAAAGGATAGCGTGATATTGATAACGGGAGGTGCCATTCGGGTAGGAAGAGCATTCGGTCTCTATTTTGCCGAACAGGGAGCCAACATCGCCTTCAGTTATCTCAGTCCGGAAGAGAATCCGGAGGAAACCAAAAAAGCGATAGAGGCCTTGGGGGTGGGGGCACTATCAGTCAGGACCGATGTGTCCGATCTTCACCAGATCGAAAGGCTGGTAACAGAAACCATGAATAGGTTTGGGAGGATCGACACCCTTATTAACGGTGCCGGAATCTGGCTTAAGTCTCCCTTTCTTGAGATCAGTGAAAAAGAATGGGATCTTTCTATCAGCGTAAACCTCAAGGGACCTTTCTTTTGTTCTCAGGCTGTTGCCCCCATTATGCAGAAACAGAAGGGCGGGGTAATCGTCAATATAACCGATCTATCTGCCTTTCAGGTATGGGATTCCTACAGCCACCATGCCGCATCAAAGGCAGGCCTTGTCTCTGTTACCAAGTACCTTGCGGCCGAGTTGGCGCCTTACATTCGGGTGAATGCCATTGCTCCGGGGACCATCCTTCTGCCGCCCGGGGCAAGCGAAGAGAAAATCACATGGTCGCGGGAGAAGTCGTTGCTGAAGAGAATAGGAACTCCGGAAGAGGCTGCCATGCTTATCCGTTTGATCATCGAAAACGATTTTATCACCGGGGGGATATATCCTGTCGATGGTGGACGGTCTCTCGTATGA
- a CDS encoding class I SAM-dependent methyltransferase produces MVEQFDWAKLWIEAQKRNIASGRGGECWLAWDDEGSARAYRIRSSQQEATQKRIKEICNLAKRDWHVLDIGAGPGTLAVPLSRSVAHITAVEPASGMAAVLEEEIASRGITNVTIIRKRWDDIDAIADLRPPYDLCIASFSLGMLDVSTSIKQMMAVTKRHIVIYWHAGLQPWDRDAIELWPLLHGRSYDPIPKSDIVFNLLYSMGIYPDIRVTRSRGTMVFGSLEEALKQYSARFHAHSHEKRAILIDFLKRRTIPDGKRLVMPRNHVGMRISWNMEDYHEA; encoded by the coding sequence ATGGTTGAACAATTCGACTGGGCTAAGCTATGGATAGAGGCGCAGAAACGAAATATCGCATCGGGTCGCGGGGGCGAGTGCTGGCTGGCATGGGACGATGAAGGATCGGCGCGCGCGTACCGGATACGTTCGTCGCAGCAAGAAGCGACACAGAAACGTATCAAAGAAATCTGCAATCTTGCGAAACGTGATTGGCATGTTCTGGATATAGGAGCCGGTCCGGGAACCCTTGCGGTGCCGCTCTCCAGGTCGGTCGCTCACATCACGGCCGTGGAACCGGCATCGGGTATGGCAGCGGTATTGGAAGAGGAGATCGCCAGCAGAGGCATCACCAATGTCACGATCATCAGAAAACGCTGGGACGATATCGACGCGATCGCGGATCTAAGGCCGCCCTATGACCTCTGCATTGCTTCCTTTTCCCTCGGAATGCTTGACGTAAGCACAAGCATCAAACAGATGATGGCCGTAACGAAGCGCCACATCGTCATCTACTGGCACGCAGGGCTGCAGCCCTGGGATCGTGACGCCATCGAGTTGTGGCCCCTCCTCCATGGTCGTTCCTACGATCCTATTCCCAAGAGCGACATTGTCTTCAATCTCCTCTATTCCATGGGAATCTACCCGGATATACGGGTTACAAGGAGCCGAGGAACCATGGTATTCGGCTCTCTTGAGGAGGCCTTAAAACAGTACAGCGCCCGTTTTCATGCCCACAGTCACGAAAAGCGGGCAATACTCATTGATTTCCTAAAACGGCGAACAATACCCGACGGGAAACGTCTGGTCATGCCCCGCAACCATGTCGGTATGCGGATATCTTGGAACATGGAGGATTATCATGAAGCGTAG
- a CDS encoding response regulator — MNEKEYWNILIVDDTRNNLFILSSILRKKGYRIAAALSGLEAIELLQHKQFDLILLDIRMPGINGIETCKRIKATPETAEIPVLFISAIDDHDLIAEAFAAGGRDYILKPFEPVELIARIETQLDIQRGRRLLEQINAGLEKVVEEKTHELHEKNKALERALAERTILLQEVYHRVNNNLQFVKSLISIDKPEKVCPWTEDFFKRFESRIHSLAYVHELLYRSPNLKEVDMALYSHEIFRAAHESAETSPTDCQLLLHNTPFTLGINHAIPCGMIINELIRTAVSGSAACTHDNDRISIMFSQEGNNFVITLKLEGSLGGKEELVPSGTDLLITTVLAEEQLFGNISIQVDDVTTISVVFPNIELGTFRDVDNL; from the coding sequence ATGAATGAGAAAGAATATTGGAATATTCTCATCGTTGACGACACGCGCAATAATCTTTTCATTCTCAGCTCCATTCTCAGAAAAAAGGGGTATCGCATAGCCGCTGCCCTGAGCGGTCTGGAAGCTATCGAACTACTTCAGCATAAGCAGTTCGATCTTATACTGCTCGACATCAGGATGCCAGGTATTAACGGTATTGAGACCTGTAAGAGAATAAAAGCCACCCCGGAAACGGCAGAGATTCCCGTTTTGTTTATCTCAGCCATTGACGACCATGACTTGATAGCCGAAGCCTTTGCGGCCGGTGGCCGTGATTATATCCTCAAACCTTTTGAACCTGTGGAACTTATAGCACGGATAGAAACACAACTCGACATTCAACGGGGAAGAAGACTGCTTGAACAGATCAATGCAGGGCTCGAAAAGGTCGTGGAAGAAAAAACCCACGAACTCCACGAAAAGAATAAGGCTCTTGAACGGGCACTTGCAGAGCGGACCATCCTTCTACAGGAGGTCTACCACAGAGTCAACAACAATCTTCAATTTGTAAAAAGCCTCATATCGATTGATAAGCCGGAGAAAGTCTGCCCATGGACAGAAGATTTTTTTAAGCGGTTCGAATCCCGCATTCATTCCCTGGCCTATGTTCATGAACTCCTCTACCGTTCTCCGAATCTGAAAGAGGTGGACATGGCGCTCTATAGTCATGAAATATTTCGGGCGGCACATGAGTCCGCCGAAACATCTCCGACAGACTGTCAACTATTGCTTCACAATACCCCATTTACCTTAGGAATAAATCATGCAATCCCCTGCGGGATGATCATCAATGAACTGATTCGTACCGCCGTCAGCGGCTCAGCCGCATGTACACATGACAATGATCGAATCAGCATCATGTTTTCACAAGAGGGAAACAACTTCGTGATCACGCTAAAACTGGAAGGATCATTGGGAGGAAAAGAAGAGCTGGTCCCTTCGGGAACCGATCTGCTGATTACCACGGTCCTTGCCGAAGAACAGCTGTTTGGGAACATCTCCATTCAGGTCGATGATGTCACAACGATTTCAGTTGTATTCCCCAATATAGAGCTTGGAACATTCAGGGATGTGGATAATCTTTAA
- a CDS encoding ABC transporter ATP-binding protein, whose amino-acid sequence MLKAAEIEFSYDTTPLFSKVSFHVEKGRLCGLFGPNGSGKTTLFKCCLGLLKAKGNITIAGREHSKISTAAMAKLVAYVPQDHSSPFPFLVREVVLMGRAPHFGGVFGITKEDRERTEEAMARLGLSKIADKPYTNISGGQRQLVLIARALAQDTPLIMLDEPTSSLDFKNQIMIWKILREIVESGKTVFACAHDPNHVSWFCDHVLVMGRGGLMAKGDPSSILDEPLLTRLYGEICGIGTISGLRMVYPK is encoded by the coding sequence ATGCTGAAAGCTGCTGAAATAGAGTTTTCCTACGACACCACCCCACTCTTTTCCAAGGTTTCCTTCCATGTCGAAAAGGGTCGGCTCTGCGGGCTCTTCGGTCCAAATGGCTCAGGGAAAACGACATTGTTCAAATGCTGCCTCGGACTTCTCAAGGCAAAGGGGAATATCACCATAGCAGGCAGGGAGCATTCCAAAATATCCACGGCGGCAATGGCAAAACTGGTGGCCTATGTTCCCCAAGACCATTCATCACCCTTTCCTTTCCTGGTACGCGAGGTGGTCCTCATGGGGAGGGCTCCCCATTTCGGAGGAGTCTTCGGTATTACGAAGGAGGATCGTGAGCGCACCGAAGAGGCAATGGCACGATTGGGATTATCCAAAATCGCCGACAAACCCTATACCAATATATCAGGCGGCCAGCGTCAGCTTGTTCTCATAGCCCGAGCCCTTGCCCAGGACACACCTCTTATTATGCTCGATGAGCCGACTTCCTCTCTCGATTTCAAAAACCAGATCATGATCTGGAAGATCCTCAGAGAGATCGTCGAATCGGGGAAGACGGTCTTCGCCTGCGCCCATGACCCAAATCATGTCTCCTGGTTCTGCGACCATGTCCTGGTCATGGGCAGGGGAGGATTGATGGCAAAAGGAGATCCCTCCAGCATCCTCGATGAGCCGCTTCTGACACGCCTCTATGGGGAAATATGCGGAATTGGTACAATCTCGGGGTTAAGGATGGTCTATCCGAAATAG
- a CDS encoding hybrid sensor histidine kinase/response regulator: MGKERKTQSVRIRAARLLLPVFLFGTLVAALMVFIPNRVERSSIVESQKHTVGIQFYIVEDELIQIISDINFLAQLSCIPDLFSDDPWEKSRAMENIRWDFLMFSNARQIYDQVRLIDETGFERIRVNLIDGKAVIVPQEELQDKRDRYYFTESFKLEPGEAYISPLDLNIEHGELEVPYKAMIRIGMPVTDHLGKKRGIIVLNYLGEKLLKRMEQAAILGNLRLFFLNSDGYWFRGPTAEDEWGFMFDDRKERTIYERFPEAAAAIMNFEEGSIETRSGLFSFSTIRPHEKWQAPFSLLKVHFSEAWKCVSFISKTDLNRPIHQRLATIGMGWIIYLFVTWLIVWNWVTADEMRKRSERELRRAKNEAESANRTKTIFLANMSHEIRTPMNAILGFTEILEAEERDPRRRKYIEAINSSGTTLLAIINDLLDLSKVEADKIVLKPEPTDITSLMEELRYIYAPLAEKKHLILDVEIATATPEALLIDRTRLRQILVNLVGNAIKFTTVGGVRIVINTWKQSEESTSVDLRIDVADSGPGIAVSDQERIFGIFEQGEVAWDRKYGGTGLGLAISRRLSTLMGGTISLTSSPGEGAIFSIELPNVAIVEKASLEKENEDTENVQFSPSKLLLVDDVPENNLLIRGFLSDCPFTYREASNGAEALSQLSDFTPDLIISDLKMPIMGGIQLIEKIKADEGTASIPIILLTASITKNDEWAMKIYADSFLRKPIRKSRLIEEVKRYLPYEEGSSSDTPSDDEDEKTTPQGEREASREELKNLIATMERSFLPRLHSIGQDLLVDDIIDIADEIGTLAQSYHVPDLVKWGTSLRQSMLSFDIDAVRQQLASFDEFLAVMKQKVASDE, from the coding sequence ATGGGTAAAGAAAGAAAGACGCAGAGCGTTCGCATCAGAGCAGCGCGGCTTCTCTTACCGGTATTCTTATTCGGTACACTTGTTGCCGCTCTGATGGTTTTTATTCCCAATAGGGTTGAAAGAAGCTCTATTGTAGAATCTCAGAAGCATACCGTCGGAATCCAGTTTTATATCGTCGAAGACGAACTCATACAAATAATCTCCGATATAAATTTCCTGGCCCAGTTAAGTTGTATACCGGACCTTTTTTCCGATGATCCATGGGAAAAAAGCCGTGCCATGGAAAACATTCGTTGGGATTTCCTGATGTTTAGCAATGCACGTCAAATATACGACCAGGTTCGGCTTATCGACGAAACAGGCTTTGAACGCATTCGGGTTAATCTTATAGATGGGAAGGCCGTTATCGTTCCGCAGGAAGAGCTGCAGGACAAACGAGACCGATACTATTTCACCGAATCATTCAAACTTGAGCCGGGAGAGGCCTATATTTCACCCCTGGATCTTAATATTGAACATGGGGAGCTGGAAGTACCATATAAAGCGATGATCAGAATCGGTATGCCAGTCACCGATCACCTGGGCAAAAAAAGGGGCATCATCGTGCTCAATTATCTCGGTGAGAAACTACTCAAGCGCATGGAGCAGGCCGCCATACTCGGGAATCTCCGCCTCTTTTTTCTTAACTCCGACGGTTATTGGTTTAGAGGTCCAACGGCGGAAGACGAATGGGGGTTCATGTTCGACGATCGCAAAGAACGAACCATTTACGAGCGTTTCCCCGAAGCTGCCGCAGCAATCATGAACTTTGAAGAAGGAAGTATTGAAACACGCTCGGGGCTTTTCAGCTTTTCGACAATCCGCCCCCATGAAAAATGGCAGGCTCCTTTTTCTTTGCTCAAGGTCCACTTCAGCGAAGCGTGGAAATGCGTATCATTTATCAGCAAAACAGATCTCAATCGGCCCATACACCAACGTCTGGCAACGATCGGTATGGGGTGGATCATCTATCTTTTTGTCACATGGCTGATCGTCTGGAATTGGGTCACTGCCGATGAAATGCGAAAACGATCGGAGAGGGAACTTCGCAGGGCCAAGAATGAAGCGGAATCAGCCAATAGGACCAAAACTATTTTTCTGGCCAACATGAGCCATGAAATACGTACGCCAATGAATGCAATCCTCGGTTTCACCGAAATCCTGGAAGCAGAAGAAAGAGACCCTCGTCGACGTAAGTATATCGAGGCAATCAACTCAAGCGGAACAACGCTTTTGGCTATCATCAACGATCTTCTTGATCTTTCCAAGGTCGAAGCAGACAAAATCGTTCTCAAACCGGAACCTACGGATATCACATCTCTTATGGAAGAGCTGCGTTACATCTATGCCCCTCTGGCGGAAAAGAAGCATCTCATCCTCGATGTCGAGATTGCAACGGCGACACCGGAGGCACTCCTCATCGACAGAACACGCCTTCGCCAGATATTGGTGAACCTTGTCGGCAATGCAATAAAATTTACGACAGTCGGAGGAGTGCGAATTGTGATAAACACGTGGAAGCAATCGGAAGAGTCCACAAGCGTGGACCTCCGTATCGATGTGGCCGATTCGGGACCGGGAATTGCAGTTTCCGATCAGGAACGTATTTTCGGTATATTCGAGCAAGGAGAGGTAGCGTGGGACCGCAAGTATGGGGGGACCGGCCTCGGACTCGCCATCAGCCGACGCCTTTCGACATTAATGGGAGGAACCATTTCACTTACAAGCAGTCCCGGCGAAGGGGCTATTTTTTCAATCGAGCTTCCCAATGTCGCCATCGTTGAGAAGGCCTCCCTTGAGAAAGAAAATGAGGATACAGAGAATGTACAATTTTCTCCTTCCAAACTCCTCCTCGTGGATGATGTGCCGGAAAATAATCTCCTGATAAGGGGTTTTCTGAGCGATTGCCCTTTCACGTATCGAGAGGCATCGAACGGGGCGGAAGCACTCTCACAGCTCTCCGACTTCACCCCTGACCTCATTATCTCCGATCTCAAAATGCCGATTATGGGCGGCATACAATTAATAGAAAAGATCAAGGCAGACGAAGGCACAGCCTCTATTCCGATCATTCTGCTCACAGCATCCATCACAAAGAATGATGAGTGGGCCATGAAAATTTATGCCGATTCCTTTCTGCGGAAGCCAATTCGAAAAAGTCGGCTGATAGAAGAGGTAAAACGGTATCTCCCGTATGAAGAGGGGAGCTCATCAGATACCCCTTCCGATGACGAGGACGAAAAAACAACGCCACAGGGAGAGAGAGAAGCTTCTCGCGAAGAGCTGAAAAACCTGATTGCCACCATGGAACGAAGCTTTCTTCCAAGGTTGCACTCCATTGGCCAGGATTTACTTGTTGATGATATCATCGATATTGCAGATGAGATAGGAACATTGGCCCAAAGCTACCACGTTCCTGACCTTGTCAAGTGGGGCACATCCCTGCGGCAGTCGATGCTCTCCTTTGACATTGATGCCGTTCGCCAACAGCTCGCCTCTTTCGATGAATTTTTGGCAGTCATGAAACAGAAGGTGGCAAGCGATGAATGA
- a CDS encoding ABC transporter substrate-binding protein, with protein MKRRQHPATGVAAILFFCIVSFAVGAQEQYTVTDMRGKSITLPKELERIATIDDGFVEAVMTHLGVIDKVVAIGSWSMKRDYTYSFVTGSGEHYTYSKGWNTMKYLHPWLNDLPCINSPQGNILSYETLAQSNPQLVILRVGDCTVGSGNREAVEKTISTIEAMGFPLLVLYSPSWYRNSDLTSMNEEMAVLGRLFHQEDKARALAAYLHSTIDLIRERTQAIPESKKSRLLMLGLNPNIRTKGGTGSAWGIDTPESYIIESIAHAKNAFRENGRGKILNIEQIYALDPDVIILPTSNGYHPPREILEGPDFSLLSELRAIKNRRVCAMPWTPMNCSRRVEYPLDMLIIAKAAYPELFSDIKIHEVALQFYKDVYHVDDATARGLRSAQWLDWTVENDF; from the coding sequence ATGAAGCGTAGACAACATCCGGCCACCGGCGTAGCGGCCATCCTTTTTTTCTGCATTGTGAGTTTCGCAGTCGGTGCCCAAGAGCAGTACACCGTAACGGATATGAGGGGCAAGAGTATCACCCTACCTAAAGAGCTGGAGCGCATCGCTACCATCGACGACGGTTTTGTTGAGGCGGTTATGACCCACCTTGGGGTCATCGATAAGGTTGTGGCCATCGGTTCCTGGTCCATGAAACGGGACTATACCTACAGCTTCGTCACCGGTTCAGGAGAGCATTACACCTATTCAAAGGGGTGGAACACCATGAAGTATCTCCACCCCTGGCTCAACGATCTTCCCTGCATCAATTCGCCCCAAGGCAATATCCTCAGTTATGAGACCCTTGCACAAAGTAATCCCCAGCTGGTGATCCTGCGGGTCGGCGACTGCACGGTGGGTAGCGGGAACCGGGAGGCCGTAGAGAAAACCATCTCCACCATCGAAGCAATGGGCTTTCCCCTTTTGGTTCTCTACTCACCCAGCTGGTATCGGAATTCTGATCTGACCAGCATGAACGAAGAGATGGCAGTGCTTGGTCGCCTTTTTCACCAGGAAGATAAGGCAAGGGCCCTGGCCGCCTATCTTCACTCCACCATCGACCTTATACGAGAAAGAACCCAAGCCATTCCCGAGAGCAAGAAATCCCGCCTCCTCATGCTGGGGCTGAATCCCAATATAAGGACAAAGGGAGGGACAGGATCGGCATGGGGAATAGATACGCCGGAGTCCTATATCATCGAATCCATCGCTCATGCAAAAAATGCTTTTCGGGAAAACGGCAGGGGAAAGATCCTCAATATCGAACAGATATACGCCCTTGATCCCGACGTGATCATTCTGCCCACATCCAACGGTTATCATCCGCCCAGGGAAATCCTCGAGGGACCCGATTTTAGCCTTCTTTCGGAGCTGCGGGCCATCAAAAACAGGCGGGTCTGCGCCATGCCCTGGACCCCGATGAACTGCTCACGCAGGGTCGAATACCCCCTCGATATGTTGATCATCGCGAAGGCCGCCTACCCCGAACTCTTCAGCGATATCAAGATTCATGAAGTTGCTTTGCAATTCTACAAAGATGTCTACCACGTCGATGATGCAACGGCCCGGGGTTTACGCTCAGCCCAGTGGCTCGACTGGACCGTAGAAAATGACTTCTAA